Genomic segment of Pseudomonas sp. CCI4.2:
AGGCGAAGCGCTCCTCACGCAGGGCGATATGTTGGCCGGCCTCATGTCCGAGTGCCGCACTACCAACCAGCACAACGGCGTATCGATTCAGTTACAACAGGCGACCACCGCCAACCAGATGAAGATTCTGACCGGGGGCGATGCGCCAACGCTCTACGACAATCGCGGATCTACCTCCCGGTTCACCAAGCCGCGCCCTCTTAGCCAGGCTTAAATTCCTGTATCAAGGCGTTACACATGCTGGCAAAATGCTGGCGATTGAGAGCTATAGTATTCTGCTTGGGATGATGAACAGTGTTCAATGCCGTAAACGCGGAAGATGCTCCGCAACCGCCAAAGGTCCTCACTACGTCGCTGGAGATTTCCGCTAATTTGCGGTTGCTTCTGGACAGTCACGACCCGTTGATCATTACGTTTCATGAACGCACCCAGCGCTTTCAGAGTTTTCTGATTGAAGTCGACCGCGACAGCAACAGCCTTGCGCTTGATGAAATGATCCCGCGCGACGGTGAGCGTTTCTTGACCAATGGCGAAGCCTATCGCGTCGAAGGCTTCCACGACGGCGTGCGAATCGCTTGGGAAAGCGTGGATGCCCTGACTATCGACGATGGCGAGCACCGCTGCTACAGAGGCGTCCTGCCCAAAGAAGTGGTTTATCACCAACGCCGCAATGCCTTCCGTGCAGCGCTGAAACTGGCCCAGTTGGTAAATGTGGAGATTGGCGGCGACAAACTCTTGTCACCTATTAATGGCAAGTTGCTGGATATTTCCGCCACCGGCTGCAAGCTGCGTTTTGAAGGTGATATTTCTGACCGGCTACAGTTGGGTCAGGTTTATGAGCGCTTTATCGCCGCCCTGCCCTTTGGCAAAATGACCGCGCCTGTGGAGCTGCGTTACCTGCACTACGAAGAGCGCATCGACGTGACCTTTGGCGGTATCCGTTTTCACAACATGAGCGGGCTGGTGCAACGGCAGGTTGAGCGCTTTGTGTATCAATTGCAGCGCGAAGCGCGGCGATTCGATAAAGACGACGACTTCTGATCAGACCTGTGTCTGTTGGCTAAGGGCCCGGCGCAATTTCCTCCGCAAACGCTTCGCCAACAAGCTGGCCGCTACCGAAGCGGTCATAATTAAATTGTAGAGTCCCTGTGGCTTGCCAACGAAATCGCTAACGCAGACGACACAGGTTTTAGGTCGAGAGAAGCGCCGCCATTCAGGCCTCTTCGCAGGCAAGCCGGCTCCCACAGTTGACGGCTCCTTTTCTTAAACAGACTCTTTCTCAGCATTCTCTGCCGGTTGTGGCTCGCCCTCGACCGGCGCTTGCATCTGCTCTTGAACGACTTGTTCATCCACCCGTGGATCCAGAGCTACCACCAGCGGTGAGCTGGACATGCTGTCTGGCATGGCGACGTGGTGCAGCGGCGCATCTTCGACCTGGTGCAAGTTGGTCACGGAGTCGGGTCGAATTCTTAGCGCCAGGGCCAAGGCGGCAAAACAGACGAAGGCGTACAGCATGTTGCTGCCAAACATCTTCATCAGCACACCCGCTGCCAACGGACCGATGCTGGCGCCAATGCCGTAGGTCATCAGTAACATCGCGGTCAACGACACCCGGCGCTCCCCTTCCACGTGGTCGTTAGAAAAGGCCACGGCCAACGGATAAAGACAAAATTGCATCAGCGATGCAAAGAAGCCGACGACGAATAAAACCTCCACCGGCACTTGAGGCATGACCGCCAACGGAAACGCGATCAACGCCAGCGCAGCAGCAAACGCACGAATCAATACCGCCCGATCGTAACGATCCGACAGGCGACCCAGTGGCCATTGCACCACCAGCCCGGCCAAAATGCAGCTACCCATGAACAAACCCACCGTCTCGGTGGGAAGTCCTTGCTGGGAGGCGTACAACGGGGCCAAGCCGTAGAAAGCGCCAATGATCAACCCGGCAGCCAATACCGTACTCAGGGATTGCGGCACGCGCTTGAGAAAAAATCGAGGTTCCAGCGGCGCAGGGTGCATGGGCGCCGGGTGAATGCTGCGGGTCATTGCCACAGGCACAAGACACAGGGCGAAGCACAGCGCCACCAACATCAGCAGTTCAGGCCCCAACGAAGGATGGATGACCAGAATCAATTGACCCAGCACCAGCCCCAGGTACGACGCGATCATGTAGCCGCTGAACACGGCGCCGCGCAGCTTGGCTTGAGCCTGCTCGTTAAGCCAGCTTTCGATCACCATGTACTGGCACATCATCCCCAGGCCGACAATCATCCGTAGGAACAGCCAAGCCGGTAACCAGTCAATCAGCCCATGTCCCAACACGGCAGCGCTGACGATACCGGCGCACGTTGCGTAGGCGCGAATGTGTCCGACACGCCCGATGAGCCGGTGGCCGATTTTTCCGCCCAGCACCAGCCCGAAATAGTTGGCGGCCATCAGCCCACCCACCCACAGACCGTCGACATTTTCTGCCCCCAGGCGCAAGGCGAGGTAGGTACTTAACAAACCAGAGCCGATGAGCATCATCAGCGAGGCGAAATAAAGCGCTCGAAAAGATTTCCAGATTTGGCGCATTGCGGTCCAGACGTTCCTATAAAAAGTGAGGAGTTACCCGGACGGGCAACCCCCAAACAACAGTTTCTAAGCCTGAGCGGCCAATACGCGCCGCTCCCAGGGCGTGATTTCATCAAAGAAGCTGGTCAGCTCCATGCTCTTCGAGGCGACGTAACCGTCAATGAATTCACCGCCAAACAGCTCTTTCGCCAGTTGGCTGCGTTTCAGACGCTCTAAGGCGGCATGTAAGGTACATGGCAACGACAAGTTATCCGGCACTTCAATTTCGCCCTGCATGGCCGCCGTGGGTTGCAGCTCATGTTCAATGCCATACAGACCCGCCGCAAGGCTCGCGGCAATGGCCAGATAAGGATTAGCGTCAGCGCCAGGGAGACGATTCTCTACCCTTCTGGCAACGGGCGCACTCGCCGGAATTCGCAAACCCGCTGCGCGGTTGTCGTAGGACCAACACGCATTGTTCGGCGACGCGTAGGGATGGCACAAGCGCTGATAAGAATTCACGTTGGGTGCAAATAGCGCGGTGAAATCCGCCATGGCCGCTTGCTGGCCACCGATGAAATGTTGGAATGCCGCCGTCTCGTTACCCTGCTTGTCACTGAACACGTTGTTGCCAGAGTGCAGGTCTACCACGCTTTGATGGATGTGCATCGAGCTGCCGGGCGTATGCGCCAACGGCTTGGCCATGCAAACCACAATCAGGCCATGCTTGAGCGCGACTTCCTTGAGCAAGTGCTTAAACAGAAACGTCTGGTCGGCCAGCAACAAAGGATCGCCGTGCAACAGGTTAATCTCAAACTGACTGACGCCCATTTCATGCATGAAGGTGTCACGCGGCAAACCCAGCGCTGCCATGCAGGCATAGACCTCGGTAAAGAACGGTCGCAAGCCATTATTGGAACTGATGCTGAACGCCGAATGCCCGTCTTCCCGACGACCATCCAGGCCTGTTGGTGGCTGGAACGGCTGGGCGGGGTCGGAATTGGGCGCAAAGACAAAAAACTCCAGCTCAGTCGCCACCACCGGTGCCAGCCCAAGAGCGGCATAACGTGCAATTACCGCTTTTAGTTGAACGCGGGTCGACAGACTGGACCCTGCGCCCTCCAAGTCATCGGCGTCACAGATCGCAATAGCTCTGGGCTGCACGCTCCAGGGTAGACGATGAACCTGTGTCGGATCTGCCACCAGTGCCAAATCACCGTCATCACTGCCGTAAAAGCGTGCCGGCGGATAACCGCCCATGATGCATTGCAGCAAAACCCCACGGGCCAATTGCAGCCGCCGACCCTCAAGAAACCCTTCGGCGGTCATGACCTTCCCCCGAGGCACCCCGTTCAGATCAGGCGTTACACATTCAATCTCATCAATGCCTGCCAATCGCTGCGCGAATGAACTGTGGTCATTAACCGTCATGATTCAAATCCTTGATAGCGACAAAAGCCGTTCAACGGCAACCCGTACAAAATACGCATCACCTGTTCGAGATTTCAAGCACGGCTTTTCAGTGCGTTTTTTAGTAGCGCAAAACCCACGGATTGGCCGATAAATTGCTAGTTCCAGAGCGTCCTACGATTAGTTGCCATTTTTATGGCAGTTGGGTGATTTTAAATCCGCAAGCGGCGCATCAGCAAACTGCTCGGCTGAGTGACACTCCTCGAATTAGCAAGAGTATGGCAACTAATGAAAACGCTGATCCCTGTCGCAAGTCCGCTGCTGCCACCCTTAGAGGAGTTCATCCCCTATCTCGAGGAAATCTGGAAGACCAAGCGTTTGACGAATGGCGGCCCTTTTCACCAACAGCTCGAAAAGGAGTTGGCGGACTATTTAGGGGTGAAATACCTTTCATTATTTGCCAACGGCACCCTGGCACTGGTCACCGCGCTGCAGGCGTTAAGGATCAGCGGGGAAGTCATCACTACACCCTATTCATTTGTAGCCACCGCGCATTCTCTACTTTGGAACGGCGTCAAACCGGTGTTTGTGGACATTGATCCGCACACCTACAACCTTGACCCGGACCGTCTTGAAGAAGCTATCACGCCAGCGACCACCGCTATCATGCCGGTCCATTGCTACGGCATTCCCTGCAATGTCGAGCGAATTCAGGAAATCGCTGATCGCTACGGGCTCAAAGTTATTTACGATGCCGCACACGCTTTCGGGGTCCGCCATAACGACCAGAGCCTGCTGTGCCATGGCGACATGTCGATACTTAGCTTTCATGCCACAAAAGTGTTCAACACCTTTGAAGGCGGGGCAATCATTTGCCCCGATGCCAAGACCAAACAGCGCATCGATTATTTAAAAAACTTCGGCTTCGCAGACGAAGTGACTGTAGTCGCGCCCGGCATCAACGGCAAGATGAGTGAAATAAACGCTGCGTTTGGGTTGCTGCAACTCAAATATATCGACGCTGCGCTACAGCGAAGAAAGCGGGTTGATACCATTTATCGTGAGGCCATTGCCGCGATCCCAGGCATCGAACTGGCCTGGACGGTGCAAGACGGCCACAACTATTCTTATTTCCCAATACTCGTGGGCCCTGGCTTCAGCCTCTCAAGAGACGCTTTGTACGAGCGCTTCCGCGAACAGAATATTTTGGTTCGCCGCTACTTTTATCCGCTGATTACAGAATTCCCCATGTACCGGGGACTGGAATCAGCGCGAAAAACGAACGTGCCTTTCGCCGACGATATTTCCCATCGAATACTGTGCCTGCCCATTTTTGACAGCCTTACGGATGACGAGATTGAACGGGTCATTCATCTCATTAGCTCTGCCGCCAGCGAGTCTCTTTAATATGCGTACATGCCCTGTCTGTTCAACGCGCTTTCCAAATTTTTTGCCGTTGCCTGCAAGCTATTTCGAGATATTCAATCGCTTAAATGCTGCCTATTCTTTGGACGATTTTGAAACGCTCAACCTCGGTCAATACGGTTGCCCTAACTGCGCTGCCTCAGACCGAGACCGTCTTTATGCCCTGTTTGTCAATCAAATACTAGGCCGCTCCAATGACAGCCCTATGCGAATTCTGGACATTGCGCCCGCACCGGTTTTATCTAAATTCTTGCGTGCGCTTCCCAATGTTGAATACCGCTCCGCCGACCTGTTCTCTCCCTTGGCGGATGATACTGTCGACATCATGGATATGTATATCTACCCGGATAACGCGTTCGATTTCATCGTGTGTTCGCACGTTTTGGAGCATGTGCCTAATGATGCCCTCGCGATCGCAGAGCTCTACCGAGTGCTGTCGCCTGGAGGAATAGCGATCCTCATGGTACCTATACTGCTGACGGCCACCGAAACAGATGAAGACCCACTGGTAACAGACGTCAATGAGCGCTGGACGCGTTTTTGCCAAGATGACCATGTACGTCTTTATGCTAAAAACGATTTTTTGAATCGTTTAAAGACCGGCGGCTTCCACGTGATTTCTCTGGCAAGTGGCGCCTTTGGCAGTGGGACGTTCACTGAGCACGGCATTACTGAAAAGTCAGTATTACATGTCGGTCAAAAAATGTGACCGACTGACCGATGATCCGATTCACGCCGATGGACCAATCGGCGCTTGAGTCATGATCGAATGCCCCTGAATAAGAATTCCTGTTTTAGAATTAGGTATATAGATGAAGCCCTCTCGACTGGTCAGTATTGCTATTCCCGCCTACAAAGCCATTTACTTCGAGGCAAGCATAGCCAGCGCGCTGAGTCAGAATTACGATGAAATCGAAATCGTTATCTGTGATGATTGCCCAACCGAAGAAATTGCCATCATTGTCGAAAGAATACAAAAAACCAGTCATTGGCCGATCCGCTATTTTCGAAATGAAGTACGGCTGGGTGAAACAAAGAACGCGGCGCGGTGCATTGCAGAGGCCAAAGGGCATTACATAAAATTCTTATATGACGATGACATTATTCTCCCCGATTGCGTGCGCCTGCTGGTCGATGTGCTGGAGCGTAATCCTGAAGTCATTTTGGCGAGTTCGCGCCGCCAGTTCATCGATGAAAATGATGACTTTAGCCCAGTAGACCGCGCCATATTCTTTCCATTTGATCAAAATACGATTATAGAAGGGAAGTCGTTGGTTTCGTTTTTAGGCCAACATATTATTAACTTTATCGGCGAACCTTCATGCGTCATGTTTCGGCGGGCAGATGTATTAGCCTTCGGTGATGATCTCATGTCATTAAATGGGAGAGTCAGCAAAACGTTGGGAGATTTGACCATTTACGTGAAGTTGCTACGCGCTGGCAACTTGGCAATCATCAAAACTACACTGTCTTACTTTCGTATCTCCACGGTTCAGTTCAGCCACCACCTGCGCGAGAATAACACCCTCGGGTGGGACGACCATCAATTTCTCAAGCAAACATTAGACGAATTAGGCTGGATAAATCACGAGATCGCTAATTGTTTAATAGGCGTAGCGCCGTTTGGCGACCCTCTGAATTTTAAACCTTTCAACCTGCTCAAAATTTTCGTTCCTAACGCTGTTACGACCGACAGCGCCATCAATGTTCAAGGATGGTTAAAAAAACGAGTAACCCCTGCCGGTCAGCGCCTGCTGTTAGATCAGCGCCTAAGCAAACCTGGAGCCCCCACATTTCTAATTGTCATTTCTAATTTGGACAACGACGCGAAAAAATTACTGAGTTCGTTGACTAGCCTGTCTACGAACGAATCCAAGATTACCGGGCTGTGCGTTGTTGTGCTGTCGGCTTACGACGACCTTCCCGATAAAGATTTTGGCACGGCATTGATGTGGGCAGAAGCAACGGTGGATAACCGCTCACTGGTTATCAATGACTTGGTTGCTCAGTCCAGTAGTGCGCAATGGATTATCTTAATCGACGCAGGCACAACGTTTACCCACAGTGGCCTACAGTCGGTCGCCCTGCAATTGACGGCCATTACCACTAACCAAGCAGTGTACGCCGACGAACTTTATCGCCAGCCTGGAGATGCACCAGGACCTGTACTGCGTCCAGATTTCAACCTTGACTACCTGCTAAGTTTCCCCCTCGTCACGTCCAAACACTGGTTATTCCATCGGGCTGCGTTCCTTAATGTAGGTGGACTTGACCCGCATGTTCCTCACGCCTTGGAGTTCGACCTAATTCTTAGATTGATCGAACGCCACGGGATGGAAGGATTCGGGCATATCAGTGAGCCTTTGCTGGTTTGCGATGCACCTAGCGCAGAGCAAAACGCTGATGAACACTCAACGCTCCAACGCCACCTTCATGTCCGGGGTTATGAAAATAGCCAGGTCATTCAGACATTACCCCGGCGCTACCATATCCAATACGGTCATGCTGCTGTACCGGTTGTATCGATAGTCATTACCTTGAACGGCCATCTAAACAGCTTGATTCGTTGCGTAGAAAGCATTTTAGAAAAAACCACTTACCAGCAATACGAACTCTTGATTATCGATAACCACAGCCAAGACCCCGATACCGTTGACTGGCTGGCCGGGATCGAGAGCATGGGCAGCGAAAAAATCAAAGTGGTGAGATGTGCGCATACGTTGAATTATTCAGCGAGCAACAACCTGGCAGCACGACATGCTAAGGGTGAATACCTTGTCCTGCTCAACGATGAGACGGCGATTCTCCAAAATTCCTGGCTTGATGAATTGCTCAACCACGCCATGCGCCCAGAGGTCGGTATTGTAGGTGCCAAGTTATTAGATGCCGAGGGCAATATTCAACATGCCGGTTTTGTTTTAGGGTTAAATGGGCCGGTGCAAAGTGTATTCATGCAACAACCACATTTGGGCCCTAGCTATATGCAGCGCCTGGAGGTGGACCAGAATTACAGTGCCGTTTCCGCCGCGTGTCTCATGGTTCGCACGTCACTCTTTAACGAGGTCGACGGCTTGGACGAAGTGCAGTTTGGCAGCGCCTACAGCGATGTCGACCTGTGTCTGAAAGTTGGGGCACACGACCTTCTAGTCGTTTGGACGCCGCATGCGTCGCTGCTGTATGAACCACGCTTAAATACGGCAGGCTCGGAGGAAGCCGACACCCTGGATTTGAAAAACGGCGAAGAGGGGCTGTATGCCAAGTGGTTACCCATTATCGGCAACGACCCTGCTTACAATAAGAATTTCTCCCTGACGGGCGCTGATTTCCACCTGCAATTCAACAGTGACCTGACATGGCGACCGCTCTCGTGGCGGCCGCTGCCGGTGGTACTGTGTCATCCAGCGGCACCGTGGGGTTCTGCCGCCTATCGGTTGATAAAACCGTTTGAGACATTGCGCGACACCCTTCGCCTTGACGGCGCGTCCACTCCAACACTGCTGTCGATGAGCGAACTGGCTCAGTTCAATCCTGATTCAGTTATTCTTCAGCGGCACCTGGATGAACACGGTCTGGAATCGTTGCGCCTGTTCCACGCATATTCAAAAGCCTACACCGTATACGAAATGGACGAATATCCACTTTCCATAGATAACGTCGATAACGTGCAATCGCTCCAAGCGCTTCGCAGCTGTTTGAATTTGGTTGATAGGGTTGTGGTTTCCTCGGCGGGGCTTGCTGATGCGCTGTCGAGCATGCATTCAAATATTCACATCTTGGAAGATCGCCTGACGTCGGACTGGTGGCTTGGCCATCAATCGTTACGCCGTCAAGGCAATAAACTGAGAGTTGGTTGGGTGGGTGAAGCGCAACAACTGGATGACCTGGAACTCCTTATTGACGTAGTGAAAATTCTCGCCCATGAAGTCGAATGGGTCGTTATGGGTGATTGTCCGTTAGCAATAAGACCCTATGTCCATGATTGTCGACCCTTGCCCTTCGTTGAAGGTTACCCCGCGTCGCTGGCAAGCCTGAACTTAGACCTGGCACTCATACCGCTCAAACAAACCCTGTCCAACGAACTCAGAAGTAATCTGATGGTGCTGAAGTACGGCGCTTTTGGAATACCGGTTATCGCCAGCGACATCCGTTGTTTCCAAGATAGTTTGAACATCACACGGGTAAAAACCACGACTGCGGCATGGGTAGAAGCCATCCGCGCCCATATCAACGACGCCGACGCGTCTGATCACATGGGTGATGAATTGCATCGTCAGGTCACAGGCAATTGGATGCTCGATAAAGACCACGCTGATCATTGGTTAGCCGCCTGGTTGCCTGACTGATAGTGATAACGGTCATGTCTGGGTACACTTGGGCTTCTCGCCATCAACACCGTCGTAGATGATGTTGACGGCGGAACTCATGGGTACCCAGACTTTCCTCAGACCTCAAGCCTCTCAATGAAAAAAATCCCAGTCAGCATCAGCGACATCGCCAGGCGGGTGAATATGACGCCGACCACGGTGTCGCGGGCGTTGAACAAGCCTGACTTGGTCAAGCCCGCCACCTTGGCGCGGATACTTGAGGTGGCCCGTGAGCTTGATTACGTGCCGAATGCGTTTGCTCGCGGCCTGAAGAGCAGTGAAAGCCTGATCCTTGGGGTGATCACTGCGTCTGTGGATAACCCGTTTTACAGCGTGATGATCAAGGCAATTTCCCGAGAAGCGAAAAAGCACGGCTACACCATCATGCTGGTGGACACCGATGGCTTGGACGAGCTGGAAACCAAAGCCGTGGAAACGCTGTTGAGCTACCGTGTGGCCGGGATCATCTTGTCGCCGGTCTCGGATGAGCCGGGCTATCAACCGGATTACCTGGCGCGCTTGAGTTCAGGCGAAACACCGGTCGTCATGCTCGACCGGGTGCTGCACAACAGCGCGTTCAGCCAGGTCGCCCTGGACAATTATCAAAGCGGTTTCAAAGGTGCCCGGTACCTGCTTGGGCAGAACCCGAATATCGAGCGTTTGCTTGTGTTGACCGGCCCTGAGCACTCACACATCACCGAACAACGCTTGAGTGGGTTTCGCGCCGGCCTTGAAGGCCACGGTAGGCCGGTGCAGGTGGACGTTTGCCCTGGCGATTACACACTTGAACCTTCACACCAAGCCACCCTCGCCTACTTGGCTCATAGCCGGCCAGACGCGATTTTTGGCTTCAATCAACTCATCACCCTGGGCGCCATGAGCGCATTGCGCGACATGAATATCGCCCACGACAGTGTGGTGATCTGCGGTATCGACCGGCTGCCGTTTGCCGATATTTTCGGCGTGCCGATTGCCTGTATTGCTCACGATGCCGAACGGGCTGGCACCAGCGCCGTGAGTCTGTTGCTCAAACGCATCCACCAACCCCATGCGCCGCAGGAACAGGTGGTGATTGTCGGTGAGTTGGAAACCGGGATTCAGCGGCTGGTGTAACCGCCATCGATCGCTAGGCTCACGCCGCTGATCATCGACGCGGCTTCGCTTAGCAAAAACAGAATCGGTCGGGCCACTTCCGCTGTTTCAGCAAAGCGTCCGAGGGGAATCGCCGCCAACGCTGGGTCGCGTTTTTCCGGGGCGCTCCAGACCTGTTGCGCCATGGGCGTCAGGGTTACCGTCGGGTTGACACTGTTGACCCGAATCCCAAACTTGCCCCACTCCGCACATTGCACCCGGGTCATGGCATCCAGCGCCGCTTTCGACGCGCAATAACTCAGATGATCATCCAATGCCACCAGCGACGCCTGGCTCGACACATTGACGATGCTGCCGGCAATCCCCGCCGCGATCATGCTTTTCGCTACCCGGCCTGCGACGAGAGCGGCTGCGCGAGCATTGACTGCCATCACCTGATCAAACGACTCGGCGGTGACTGAATCAGCTGCTTCAAGGTTGGCGATGCCGGCGCAATTGACCAACCCGTGCAGGGCCGGAAACGTGCTCAATGCCACTTCAAGGGCCGCACTGTCGGCGATGTCCAAACGCAGGACATGGCAGCCCTGCGCTTCCAGTTGCTTCAATGCCGAGGGTTCACGGCCAATCGCAAAGACTTCGGCACCCGCGGCCAGCAGTTGTTGCACCACTTCCCAACCAATGCCGCTGCTGGCACCGGTCACCAAAAAGCGTTGATCACTAAAGTCGAAAGACATCCGATCCATGCTGCAAACCTCTGAGTGGTGTTACCCAATAAAACAGAGTCTCAAGGAGCCAACTTGTTGGCTCCTACAGATACCCGGATTAAGCCTGCTGCAAACGGTGCATGATCGGTCTAAGCGCCGGGTACAGGTTCAGGTAGTCGGCAAATGCCGCGTCGTAAACGGCGACATGTTCGGCCACCGGCTCAGCGCGCAGGCGTAGCTTGATCCAGCCTTCATCAACCTGCTGGTCATCCACCAGACCCACGCTGTGCGCCGCCAACAAGGCGGCGCCCATTGCCGCTTCGACGTCCTGGACGATGGTGTAAACCGGGTAGTGGGTGATGTCAGCGATGATCTGCATCCACAGGTCTGAATGACTAGCGCCACCCACCACAATCAACCGAGGGTCCAGGGAATGCGCGCCGCGTGCCCCGGCTTCGATGTTGTGCCGCAACGCAAAGCTGACCCCTTCCAGCACCGCGCGGTACAGGTGAATACGGCTGTGATACAGGGTCAATCCGACGAAACTGCCGCTGGCTTTGGCGTCCCAGATTGGGCTGCGCTCGCCCATCAAATAGGGCAAGAACAGCAAACCTTCGCTGCCCGCTGGAATCTTTTGCGCCAAACGCTCGAGCAGTACGTGGCTGTCTTCCCCGGTGTCCAGCGCCTGCTGCTCTTCGGCCTGACAAAACTGCTCGCGAAACCAACTGATCGACGCCCCGGCGGTGATGGCTCCGCCAAAAATATAGAGGTCCTTTTGACCGTTATACACGTGGGGCATGCTGACCAACCCGTGGCGTGCATCCACCTGCTGATTCAAATAGCCCCAGCACATGCTGGTGCCAATCATGGCCACGTGGTTGCCCGGCTGGGTAACGCCGGCGGCAAAGGTTGCCATGGCCGCATCGACGCCACCGGCCAACACCGGTGTTCCTGTCTGTAATCCCAAGCGCTCAGCCCAGCTGCC
This window contains:
- a CDS encoding LacI family DNA-binding transcriptional regulator yields the protein MKKIPVSISDIARRVNMTPTTVSRALNKPDLVKPATLARILEVARELDYVPNAFARGLKSSESLILGVITASVDNPFYSVMIKAISREAKKHGYTIMLVDTDGLDELETKAVETLLSYRVAGIILSPVSDEPGYQPDYLARLSSGETPVVMLDRVLHNSAFSQVALDNYQSGFKGARYLLGQNPNIERLLVLTGPEHSHITEQRLSGFRAGLEGHGRPVQVDVCPGDYTLEPSHQATLAYLAHSRPDAIFGFNQLITLGAMSALRDMNIAHDSVVICGIDRLPFADIFGVPIACIAHDAERAGTSAVSLLLKRIHQPHAPQEQVVIVGELETGIQRLV
- a CDS encoding SDR family oxidoreductase, with the protein product MDRMSFDFSDQRFLVTGASSGIGWEVVQQLLAAGAEVFAIGREPSALKQLEAQGCHVLRLDIADSAALEVALSTFPALHGLVNCAGIANLEAADSVTAESFDQVMAVNARAAALVAGRVAKSMIAAGIAGSIVNVSSQASLVALDDHLSYCASKAALDAMTRVQCAEWGKFGIRVNSVNPTVTLTPMAQQVWSAPEKRDPALAAIPLGRFAETAEVARPILFLLSEAASMISGVSLAIDGGYTSR
- a CDS encoding FGGY-family carbohydrate kinase, producing MNYVIGVDVGTQSTKALLVDSTGNIVAQHSQGYRVDTPKLRWAEQWPQVWLDAVESCVARCVGMAGVAKEQIKALCISSLYGGSGIAVDANMQPLHPCLIWMDRRAEEQVEWVRQHVDLERLYQITGNSVDSYYGFTKMLWLKQHKPEVWAKMRYLLPPNSYLNYCLTGEIAVDHSSAGNIGGVYDVAERRWSQELLAALGIPSEMMPERLLYSGEAVGGLLGSWAERLGLQTGTPVLAGGVDAAMATFAAGVTQPGNHVAMIGTSMCWGYLNQQVDARHGLVSMPHVYNGQKDLYIFGGAITAGASISWFREQFCQAEEQQALDTGEDSHVLLERLAQKIPAGSEGLLFLPYLMGERSPIWDAKASGSFVGLTLYHSRIHLYRAVLEGVSFALRHNIEAGARGAHSLDPRLIVVGGASHSDLWMQIIADITHYPVYTIVQDVEAAMGAALLAAHSVGLVDDQQVDEGWIKLRLRAEPVAEHVAVYDAAFADYLNLYPALRPIMHRLQQA